A region of Sulfitobacter faviae DNA encodes the following proteins:
- a CDS encoding CPBP family intramembrane glutamic endopeptidase: MNWRPDYSAHAAFVAPARKTSALWRFFLGLFVAVVAYVALNELYFQTVYGLAGSAAPSLHGDLLKGATPQAMYLLLFSFGTMAMAVAVTVRIVHRRSAGSLFGLPGRLWPGFRAVSGAMLLLGVALAVLPPWDMGGELTPNLPLGRWLLLLPLSLLAVLVQVSAEEIVFRGYVQQQLAARFNAPLIWMVLPSVLFAAGHYLPAEAGENALMVALWAGVFGILMADLTARSGSLGPAIAVHLWNNVSAILIVSLPDDLSGLALYLTPFSMDDAAALRSWLPVDFALMLVSWLAARLAIRR; encoded by the coding sequence ATGAACTGGCGGCCCGATTACAGCGCCCACGCGGCCTTTGTCGCGCCCGCGCGCAAGACCTCGGCACTGTGGCGGTTTTTTCTGGGGCTGTTCGTGGCCGTGGTGGCCTATGTCGCGCTGAACGAGCTTTACTTTCAGACGGTCTATGGGCTGGCGGGATCGGCGGCCCCGTCGCTGCATGGCGATCTTCTGAAAGGGGCCACGCCGCAGGCGATGTATCTGCTGCTGTTCAGCTTTGGCACCATGGCGATGGCCGTCGCCGTGACCGTGCGGATCGTGCACCGGCGCAGCGCGGGGAGCCTTTTTGGCCTGCCGGGGCGGCTCTGGCCCGGTTTTCGCGCGGTTTCGGGGGCGATGTTGCTGCTGGGCGTCGCATTGGCGGTCCTGCCGCCTTGGGACATGGGCGGTGAGTTGACGCCGAACCTGCCCTTGGGCCGCTGGTTGCTGCTTTTGCCGCTGTCGTTGCTGGCCGTGTTGGTGCAGGTCAGCGCCGAAGAGATCGTCTTTCGCGGCTATGTGCAGCAGCAACTCGCGGCGCGGTTCAACGCGCCGCTGATCTGGATGGTGCTGCCGTCGGTACTGTTCGCAGCGGGCCATTACCTGCCTGCCGAGGCGGGGGAGAACGCGCTGATGGTGGCGCTTTGGGCCGGGGTTTTCGGCATCCTGATGGCGGACCTCACCGCGCGCTCCGGCTCGCTTGGGCCCGCCATCGCGGTGCATCTGTGGAACAATGTCTCGGCCATTCTCATTGTCTCTTTGCCGGATGATCTTTCGGGGCTGGCGCTTTATCTCACGCCCTTTTCGATGGATGACGCGGCGGCGTTGCGCTCATGGTTGCCGGTGGACTTCGCCTTGATGCTGGTCTCATGGCTGGCGGCGCGGCTGGCGATACGCCGCTGA
- the accD gene encoding acetyl-CoA carboxylase, carboxyltransferase subunit beta: MNWITNYVRPRINSIFSRRETPDNLWTKCNECGTMLFHRELADNLNVCTNCGHHMHISPRARFKALFDGGIFTEVKVPAPTPDPLHFKDQKRYPDRMKAAQKQTGEHEAMLVVTGDIGRTPIVACAQDFSFMGGSMGMYVGNAIIAAAEEAVKLKRPLVLFSAAGGARMQEGILSLMQMPRTTVAVQMLKEAGLPYIVVLTHPTTGGVTASYAMLGDVQIAEPNALICFAGPRVIEQTIREKLPEGFQRAEYLLDHGMLDRVTKRTEMRDELITITRMLMGLPPAVRGDLPAPEELEVAEAAAAVQAAADLPADTPEKK, translated from the coding sequence ATGAACTGGATCACGAACTACGTCCGCCCGCGAATCAACTCGATCTTCTCGCGCCGCGAGACGCCGGACAATCTGTGGACCAAGTGCAACGAATGCGGCACCATGCTGTTTCACCGTGAGTTGGCGGACAATCTGAACGTCTGCACGAACTGCGGCCATCACATGCACATCAGCCCCCGCGCGCGCTTCAAAGCGCTGTTCGACGGTGGCATCTTTACCGAGGTGAAGGTCCCGGCGCCCACACCCGACCCGCTGCATTTCAAAGACCAGAAGCGCTATCCCGACCGGATGAAGGCCGCGCAAAAGCAGACCGGTGAGCATGAGGCGATGCTGGTCGTGACCGGCGATATTGGTCGCACGCCGATCGTCGCCTGCGCGCAGGACTTTTCCTTCATGGGTGGGTCGATGGGCATGTATGTCGGCAATGCAATCATTGCCGCCGCCGAGGAAGCCGTGAAGCTGAAGCGCCCGCTGGTGCTGTTCTCCGCCGCCGGTGGCGCGCGGATGCAGGAGGGCATCCTGAGCCTGATGCAGATGCCGCGCACCACCGTCGCCGTGCAGATGCTGAAAGAGGCGGGGCTTCCTTACATCGTCGTGCTGACCCATCCCACCACCGGGGGCGTCACCGCGTCCTACGCGATGCTGGGCGATGTGCAGATCGCCGAGCCGAATGCGCTGATCTGTTTTGCCGGGCCGCGCGTGATCGAACAGACCATCCGCGAAAAACTGCCCGAGGGCTTCCAGCGCGCGGAATACCTGCTCGACCACGGGATGCTCGACCGGGTGACCAAGCGGACCGAGATGCGTGATGAGTTGATCACCATCACCCGCATGCTGATGGGCCTGCCCCCTGCCGTGCGCGGCGACTTGCCCGCCCCCGAAGAGCTTGAGGTGGCCGAGGCCGCCGCCGCCGTTCAGGCCGCAGCAGATCTGCCCGCCGACACGCCAGAGAAGAAATGA
- the zapE gene encoding cell division protein ZapE — MSNMRETYARLVAEGKLQADPAQETVMAEFDRIRDALANPPKKSFFRKAPEPPKGLYLWGGVGRGKSMLMDMFVAHLPDVPARRVHFHAFMQEIHNAMHEVRKTGVDDAIAPVARDVAESVRLLAFDEMQITDITDAMIVGRLFEALFAAGVVVVTTSNRLPDDLYKNGINREVFVPFIDLIKERMVVHELASPTDYRQDRLAGSQVYFTPVNAESRAAMDAVWDDLAGAEGEPLTLHVKGREVTIPQYHNGMARAGFHALCGQPLGAADYLALAQAVRVLLLDNIPTLGRSNFNEAKRFVTLIDALYEAKVRLICSAAAAPEMLYLEGEGTFEFERTASRLREMQGEDWGR, encoded by the coding sequence ATGAGCAACATGCGCGAAACCTACGCCCGGCTTGTCGCCGAGGGCAAACTACAGGCCGACCCGGCCCAAGAAACCGTCATGGCCGAGTTCGACCGCATCCGCGATGCGCTGGCCAACCCGCCGAAGAAAAGCTTTTTCCGCAAAGCCCCAGAGCCCCCCAAGGGCCTGTACCTATGGGGCGGCGTCGGGCGCGGCAAATCCATGCTGATGGACATGTTCGTGGCGCATCTGCCAGACGTGCCTGCGCGGCGCGTGCATTTCCACGCCTTCATGCAGGAAATCCACAACGCCATGCATGAGGTCCGCAAGACCGGCGTGGATGACGCTATCGCGCCCGTGGCCCGCGACGTGGCGGAAAGCGTCCGCCTGCTGGCCTTCGACGAAATGCAGATCACCGACATCACCGACGCGATGATCGTGGGCCGCCTGTTCGAGGCGCTCTTCGCCGCGGGCGTCGTGGTGGTCACCACCTCGAACCGCCTGCCCGATGACCTCTACAAAAACGGCATCAACCGCGAGGTTTTCGTGCCCTTCATTGACCTCATCAAAGAGCGGATGGTGGTGCATGAATTGGCCAGCCCGACCGACTACCGCCAAGACCGGCTGGCAGGGTCGCAAGTCTATTTCACACCCGTCAACGCCGAAAGCCGCGCCGCGATGGACGCGGTCTGGGACGATCTTGCAGGGGCCGAGGGCGAACCGCTAACCCTACACGTCAAGGGCCGCGAAGTGACCATACCGCAATATCACAACGGCATGGCCCGCGCCGGTTTTCACGCGCTCTGCGGCCAGCCCTTGGGCGCGGCGGATTACCTCGCGCTGGCGCAGGCGGTGCGGGTACTGCTGCTAGACAACATCCCCACCCTTGGCCGGTCGAATTTTAACGAGGCGAAGCGTTTCGTCACCCTGATCGACGCGCTTTATGAGGCGAAGGTGCGGCTGATCTGCTCCGCCGCCGCCGCGCCGGAAATGCTCTACCTCGAAGGTGAAGGCACCTTTGAATTTGAGCGTACAGCCTCCCGCCTGCGGGAGATGCAGGGGGAAGACTGGGGACGCTGA
- a CDS encoding LysR family transcriptional regulator: MDRLTEMEAFATVVDQGGFTDAAKKMGISKSAVSKHVSSLEARLGARLLNRTTRRVSPTEIGLAYYDRARRVLNDAGEADALVTSMQSAPSGLLRISVATDFGVNHLSPALSEFLQDFPDITVNMVLNNRYVELISEGFDMAVRIGELEDSTLRARKLTETTKRMIASPKYFEQYGRPEKIDDLNNHKLLHYSNQSSGNVWKLTAPSGEKRQVRTAGWLSVNDGQSLLNAAISGLGIAYLPSFLYAEAMEKGLVEDAIPDLPLETQGIYAVYPPGRFTQPKVRAFIDFLVHEFAEKGPADW, from the coding sequence ATGGACCGCCTTACGGAAATGGAAGCGTTTGCCACTGTGGTGGATCAAGGCGGCTTTACAGATGCTGCCAAGAAGATGGGGATCTCGAAATCCGCCGTTTCAAAGCATGTCTCCTCGCTTGAGGCGCGCTTGGGCGCACGATTGCTGAACCGCACCACCCGCCGCGTCTCGCCCACCGAGATTGGCCTTGCTTACTACGACCGCGCCCGCCGGGTGCTGAACGACGCGGGCGAGGCCGATGCCTTGGTCACTTCGATGCAATCCGCGCCCTCGGGGCTGCTGCGGATTTCGGTCGCGACGGATTTCGGCGTCAATCATTTGTCCCCCGCCCTGTCGGAGTTCTTGCAGGACTTCCCCGATATCACCGTGAACATGGTGCTGAACAACCGCTACGTTGAGTTGATCTCGGAAGGCTTCGACATGGCCGTGCGGATCGGGGAGCTGGAAGACAGCACCCTGCGCGCCCGCAAATTGACCGAGACCACCAAACGCATGATCGCCAGCCCGAAGTATTTCGAGCAATACGGGCGGCCGGAAAAGATCGACGATCTGAACAATCACAAGCTGCTGCATTACTCGAACCAGTCGTCGGGCAACGTGTGGAAACTGACCGCGCCCTCGGGCGAGAAGCGGCAGGTGCGCACCGCCGGTTGGCTGTCGGTCAATGACGGGCAGAGCCTTTTGAACGCCGCGATTTCGGGGCTGGGCATCGCCTACCTGCCGAGCTTCCTCTACGCCGAGGCGATGGAGAAAGGTCTGGTCGAGGACGCGATCCCCGATTTGCCGCTGGAGACGCAGGGCATCTACGCCGTCTATCCGCCGGGCCGTTTCACGCAGCCCAAGGTGCGGGCGTTTATCGACTTTCTGGTGCATGAATTTGCCGAGAAGGGGCCGGCGGACTGGTAA
- a CDS encoding zinc transporter ZntB, producing MPLCVFDIYEDGTAQVPSDDNLTGPGRYRWWHYDMADPALAPWLAKHLPEIPAGALLQPETRPRCDEYDDGLILNLRGINLNEGQQADQMVSVRMWVTDAVVITVRMRRVFAIDELRALAAENNAPPRPSAFVEALVSRLTARVQVEVARLADRTAFYEADLEDHSTPPPKELPVTRRSAIRLERYLAPQRHALERLATLDLPLVPDVDAMKLRELANRTAIVVEELDALQERIVTVQDEHDNQVAQRQARHSYMLSIAAAVFLPLGFLTGLFGVNVGGMPGVDDPQAFAILCLAMVGLAAIMLAVLKWLRWL from the coding sequence ATGCCCCTCTGCGTCTTCGACATCTATGAGGACGGCACCGCGCAGGTGCCCTCCGACGACAACCTCACCGGGCCGGGGCGCTACCGCTGGTGGCACTACGACATGGCCGATCCGGCGCTGGCGCCGTGGCTGGCCAAACACCTGCCCGAGATCCCGGCGGGCGCATTGCTACAGCCCGAAACCCGCCCGCGCTGTGATGAATATGACGACGGTCTGATCCTGAACCTGCGCGGCATCAACCTAAACGAAGGGCAACAGGCCGACCAAATGGTCTCCGTCCGGATGTGGGTGACGGATGCGGTGGTGATCACCGTGCGGATGCGCCGGGTCTTTGCCATAGATGAGCTGCGCGCGCTGGCTGCCGAGAACAACGCGCCACCCCGGCCTTCGGCCTTTGTCGAGGCGCTGGTCTCTCGGCTGACCGCCCGGGTGCAGGTCGAAGTGGCGCGGCTGGCGGATCGGACGGCCTTCTATGAGGCCGACCTCGAAGACCACAGCACACCGCCGCCGAAGGAACTGCCGGTGACCCGCCGCAGCGCGATCCGGCTGGAACGCTACCTCGCCCCGCAACGCCACGCGCTGGAGCGGCTGGCCACGCTGGACCTGCCGCTGGTGCCGGACGTCGACGCGATGAAGCTGCGCGAACTGGCCAACCGCACCGCCATCGTGGTCGAGGAATTGGACGCGCTACAGGAACGCATCGTCACGGTGCAGGACGAACACGACAACCAGGTCGCGCAGCGACAGGCGCGGCACAGCTACATGCTCTCCATCGCCGCCGCGGTCTTTTTGCCGCTGGGATTCCTGACGGGGCTCTTCGGCGTCAACGTGGGCGGGATGCCCGGGGTGGACGATCCGCAGGCCTTCGCGATCCTTTGCCTCGCCATGGTCGGCCTCGCCGCCATCATGCTGGCCGTGCTGAAATGGCTGCGCTGGCTGTGA